The nucleotide sequence ATCGAACAACTCGATTTTGTGAAGTGCTACTTCTTTATCGGGAAGATCATTCTTCAGTGTATAGAAGAGGAGCATCCGTTTTTCATCTGCCAATACCTGATCGATCGTAAAGGTGACACCGTCAAGTGAACCACTGGCGCCAATATTTTGGACAAGATTGTGTTCGGCTGCCTTTTGCAAGCCTTTGTCATCCCGAAGGAAATCCACGATCTTTTCCATTCCAGGAATCGAGCTGACATAAGCGGCAACAGCGGGTGAAAGGCGAACGGAAAAAATAAACACAAAAAGGAACAAACAAGCAACGAGACTAGTACCAACGCGTATCCATCGATTGCGTCTCCGATTTTGACGCAGCTCTTTTGCTTGCTCCATCCCTCTTCGAATGTATTGATCAATCTCAGCGGGAATCATGAATAGACTCGCATTCTTTTTTTCATTTTCACGCATAAAGCTCACCAGCCTTTCCCGAGATCTTTGCGGAGTGCACCCAAAGCCTTGTGTAGCCATGTTTTGATAGTACCTTCCGGATGACCGAGTACTTCTGCAATATCGCGTATCGTTCGATCTTCAAAATATTTCAAAATAATAATGTGGCGATAATTCGGACTGAGACGAGCGAGAGCCTCTTCGATTTGAATACGCTCGACATTTTGGTCGTCCATAGGAATACTTGCACGACTTTCGACGTCATCTTCCATGGGGTCCAAGATGATCCGTTTTCGGCGCTTTTGTTCATCCAGACAAATATGAATAAGGATGCGCGTCAGCCAAGTACGAAAATACGCAGGCTGTTTTAAGCGTGCCAGCTTGAGATAGGAACGGCACGTCGCTTCCTGAATAGCTTCCAATGCATCTGTCTCATTACGAAGAAAGGCGTAGGCGATTTTATACAGTTGTTCTTTATGAAGGCTGACGAGTTGAAAAAAGGCATCATCATCCCCATTTTTTGCGCGTGAAACGAGCTGTTCCAGATTCACTTTTTCCCCCTCCTATACCATTAGACGGCTCAGAGGCAAAAACGGTTTTCCTAAAATGTCAGCAACTCTCTTTTGTTTTGAACCAATCACCCGTCCATTGCTTACTGTAAAAGAAAGAAGTTGTAAGGATGGGGTGCAGGTGCATGTGGATCAAATGGGTTACGATTCATGAATCGTATGGCCTCCCGCGGATTGCTCAGGAATGTCGGCGTTATTTGGAAATGAAAGGAATTCGAGTCAGACTTTTGTCCAGACAGACCAAAAAAGCAGGACATGTCTATACACTGCAAGTACCGCTAGCTCAACAGGAACAAGCAAAGGCGCTGCTACGCGATTTTAAGAACACCTTGAAATGACGGGCACAGCCATACTTCCCCTTACGTCCAGTCGAATGGCACGGGCATACTAGGTGAAGGGGGGATGATGGCTATGGGAACGACCCTTTTGGAAAGATCGGAAAAGAAGGAGCAGAAAGGTAGCAAGCTGTTTGTTCCGGATTATATTTTCGTCGAGCCACATGCATTGAATTATCCACTTGGTCAAGAACTGTATCGGCGTTTTCAAAAGGAAGGTATTCCGATGCAGATGACGACCAGCCATAATCAGGTCCGAGGCATCCCTGGGGATACAGAAGTGGAGAAGTATCGCAATGCGAAGCGGACGTTGGTCATTGGTGTACGCAAAACATTGAAGTTCGAGACCTCCAAGCCTTCCGCAGAATATGCCATTCCATTGGCTACGGGATGTGCTGCCCACTGTCATTATTGCTATTTGAACACAAACATCGGGACAAAGCCGTACGTGCGGGTGTACGTTAATACAGACGAGATTCTTGCGCAAGCCGAGAAGTATATCCAAGAACGCCCGGGTGAGATTACGCGTTTTGAGGCAGCTTGTACATCCGATCCGGTTAGCATTGAGCATCTTACGGGCAATCTGAAACGAGCGATTGAGTTTATGGGCCAGCAGGAGTTTGGGCGGTTGCGCTTCGTGACCAAGTTTCACCACGTGGATTCCTTGCTGGATGCCAAGCACAACAAGCATACCCGATTTCGCTTCAGCATGAATGCTGACTATGTCATCAAAAATTTCGAACCAGGCACCTCCAGCTTTCATCAGCGACTGGAGGCAGCAGGGAAGGTAGCGAAAGCTGGTTATCCGCTTGGCTTTATTTTAGCGCCTTTGTATTGGTTTGACGGATGGGAAGCGGGGTATACCGATTTGCTGGAAAGGCTACGTTCGCAGTTGGTTCCCGAAGCGATGGAGGATTTGACGTTCGAGCTGATCCAACATCGTTTTACCAAGATTGCGAAAAACTTGATCCTCCAGCGCTATCCGAAAACAAAGCTGGAGATGAAGGAAGAAGAGCGCAAGTACAAATGGGGCAAATACGGGAAAGGGAAGTATGTCTATCCCGATATCCAAGCAAAGGCTTTGCAGGCCCATTTGGAAAGTGAAATTGCCCGACTGTTTCCTCAGGCTCGTGTTGAATATTTTACGTAAGAACCAGACTGCTCTTTCTGAAGAGCAGTTTTTTAATAAAAGACAAGTACCAAACGATACCAAACGACACGATGCGAATGTTTTCGACAAACGCTTACATACGTGCTAGAATATGGGGTGCTCTCATTTTCTTGAAAGGAATCGAAGCATACATGAAGTCCATATTGATTACCGTTGAGGGACCTATTGGTATTGGGAAAACCTCTTTATCGCGGGAACTAAGCCGTGCATGCAACTTGCAACTACTGGAAGAGATCGTCTACGAAAACCCGTTCCTGGGTAAATTTTATGAAAATATTGCCGAATGGAGCTTTCAACTCGAGATGTTTTTCCTCTGCAATCGTTACAAGCAGTTGCAGGATATTCATTCAAAGTTCCTGAATCAAGGTATTTCCGTTGTTTCTGATTACAATATTTTCAAAAATACGATTTTTGCCAAACGGACGTTACAAGGAGATAACCTGCCAAAGTACCTCAAAATTTATGATATCCTAACAGAGGATTTGCCTCAGGCCCATTTGGTGATCTACATGACAGCTTCGATTGAGACCGTGATGAAGCGGATTGCGATGCGCGATCGCGAAATGGAGCGCAGCATGGATGTCACCTATATGGAGAACCTGATTGCTGATTACAACGAGTTTATGGAAGCATTTGAAAAACATCATCCGGATACGCCTGTCATCAAATTCGATTGTGACGATTTGGATTTCGTACATAGACCAGAAGATTTGAAGGTTGTACTGGATCGGATTGCACCACGGATTCAAGAGTTGATGGGACAAGAAGGTTAGGGAACAAAGGAAAAGTAAGCATGGGGATAAGGAGTTGCGTACATGTCTAGGTTTCAAAACAGCACGCTTCGTGAAAAATACGGGATACCGAACAACGCAGTGATTACGATCGGGGGGACGGTAGGGGTAGGAAAATCCACCTTTACACATGCCTTGGCAGATCAGCTCGGATTTCGTGTGTCGGTAGAAAAGGTTGACAATAACCCGTATTTGGGCCGTTACTATAACGATTTATCGCGTTGGGGCTTCCATTTGCAAATTTTCTTTTTGGCAGAACGCTTTAAGGAACAAAAACGGATGTTTGATTATGGTGGCGGTTTTGTCCAAGATCGCTCCATCTATGAGGATACCGGGATTTTTGCCCGTATGCTGTACGAGCAAGGCAACATGACAGAAGAAGATTACCGCACTTATACAGAACTTTTTGAAGCGATGGTCATGACACCTTACTTCCCGCATCCAGATATTTTGATCTATTTAGAGGGAAGCTTCGATGATATTATTGGCCGCGTAAAAGAGCGCGGGCGCCCAATGGAGCAACAAACGCCGGTGGATTACTGGCAGGATTTGTTTGGCCGCTATGATAGCTGGATTGCCTCCTTTACCTCCTGTCCAATTTTGCGGGTCAATATCA is from Brevibacillus brevis and encodes:
- a CDS encoding sigma-70 family RNA polymerase sigma factor — translated: MNLEQLVSRAKNGDDDAFFQLVSLHKEQLYKIAYAFLRNETDALEAIQEATCRSYLKLARLKQPAYFRTWLTRILIHICLDEQKRRKRIILDPMEDDVESRASIPMDDQNVERIQIEEALARLSPNYRHIIILKYFEDRTIRDIAEVLGHPEGTIKTWLHKALGALRKDLGKGW
- the splB gene encoding spore photoproduct lyase, with amino-acid sequence MGTTLLERSEKKEQKGSKLFVPDYIFVEPHALNYPLGQELYRRFQKEGIPMQMTTSHNQVRGIPGDTEVEKYRNAKRTLVIGVRKTLKFETSKPSAEYAIPLATGCAAHCHYCYLNTNIGTKPYVRVYVNTDEILAQAEKYIQERPGEITRFEAACTSDPVSIEHLTGNLKRAIEFMGQQEFGRLRFVTKFHHVDSLLDAKHNKHTRFRFSMNADYVIKNFEPGTSSFHQRLEAAGKVAKAGYPLGFILAPLYWFDGWEAGYTDLLERLRSQLVPEAMEDLTFELIQHRFTKIAKNLILQRYPKTKLEMKEEERKYKWGKYGKGKYVYPDIQAKALQAHLESEIARLFPQARVEYFT
- a CDS encoding deoxynucleoside kinase is translated as MKSILITVEGPIGIGKTSLSRELSRACNLQLLEEIVYENPFLGKFYENIAEWSFQLEMFFLCNRYKQLQDIHSKFLNQGISVVSDYNIFKNTIFAKRTLQGDNLPKYLKIYDILTEDLPQAHLVIYMTASIETVMKRIAMRDREMERSMDVTYMENLIADYNEFMEAFEKHHPDTPVIKFDCDDLDFVHRPEDLKVVLDRIAPRIQELMGQEG
- a CDS encoding deoxynucleoside kinase, encoding MSRFQNSTLREKYGIPNNAVITIGGTVGVGKSTFTHALADQLGFRVSVEKVDNNPYLGRYYNDLSRWGFHLQIFFLAERFKEQKRMFDYGGGFVQDRSIYEDTGIFARMLYEQGNMTEEDYRTYTELFEAMVMTPYFPHPDILIYLEGSFDDIIGRVKERGRPMEQQTPVDYWQDLFGRYDSWIASFTSCPILRVNINEYDVVDDPSSVESIIARAAEKIRLGRATRFSS